The Chryseobacterium sp. 52 genome includes a region encoding these proteins:
- a CDS encoding serine hydrolase — protein MEKPVSIFSDNSLMLIDQLSFKPGTDYHYNNNPLFFRQFILERLTGMPFKTYVKKFTFQPLEMNSFIMTPFENEKI, from the coding sequence TTGGAAAAACCAGTCTCCATTTTTTCTGACAACAGTTTAATGCTGATTGATCAATTATCCTTTAAACCGGGTACTGATTATCACTACAATAATAACCCTCTTTTTTTTAGACAATTTATTCTTGAACGCTTAACAGGTATGCCTTTTAAAACCTATGTCAAAAAATTTACATTTCAGCCTTTGGAAATGAATTCTTTTATAATGACTCCTTTTGAAAATGAAAAAATATAG
- a CDS encoding L-histidine N(alpha)-methyltransferase produces the protein MNLQLKPHAEVENDHIDSFRLDVLKGLKKNPKRLSSKYFYDKTGDRIFQEIMAMPEYYLTQCELDIFKNKTADLARLIMPENEPFDLIELGAGDAMKSTFLLKHLIEKGIDCTYMPIDISGNILSVLKEKLNRELPALQILDLEGEYFEMLQKAASLSTRRKVILFLGSNIGNMSLEEAESFCFSLHQNLSSGDRVLIGFDLKKNPNVILDAYNDKKGITAAFNLNLLSRINRELNANFIPEQFQHYQTYDPISGACKSYLVSLKDQYVIISNEKISFQEDELIDMEISQKFSSEKIKELREKSNFITVGEIKDSKKWFVDTVWQVK, from the coding sequence ATGAATTTACAGTTAAAACCACATGCAGAGGTTGAAAATGATCATATTGACAGTTTTCGTTTGGATGTTTTGAAAGGCCTGAAAAAAAATCCCAAAAGGTTATCTTCAAAGTATTTTTATGATAAAACAGGCGACCGTATTTTTCAGGAGATCATGGCCATGCCCGAATATTATCTCACCCAATGCGAACTCGATATTTTCAAAAATAAAACAGCAGATCTTGCCCGTCTGATCATGCCTGAAAACGAACCATTTGATCTGATAGAACTGGGAGCAGGAGACGCAATGAAATCTACCTTTTTACTCAAACATCTTATTGAAAAAGGGATAGATTGTACCTACATGCCTATTGATATTTCCGGCAATATTCTTTCCGTATTAAAAGAAAAATTAAACCGGGAACTTCCTGCTTTACAAATACTTGATTTGGAAGGAGAGTATTTTGAAATGCTTCAGAAAGCGGCCTCATTATCCACCAGAAGAAAGGTGATTCTGTTTTTAGGAAGCAATATCGGGAATATGAGCCTGGAAGAAGCTGAAAGTTTCTGTTTCAGTTTACATCAAAATCTGAGTTCAGGCGATAGGGTACTCATTGGTTTTGATCTGAAGAAAAATCCCAATGTCATTTTAGATGCCTATAACGATAAAAAAGGGATTACAGCAGCATTTAATCTAAATCTTCTGAGCCGTATTAACAGAGAGCTTAATGCCAATTTTATTCCTGAGCAGTTTCAGCATTATCAAACCTATGATCCTATAAGCGGAGCCTGTAAAAGTTATCTTGTAAGCCTTAAAGATCAATATGTCATAATTTCAAATGAAAAAATTTCGTTTCAGGAAGATGAACTCATTGACATGGAAATATCACAAAAATTTTCCAGTGAAAAAATTAAAGAATTAAGAGAAAAATCAAACTTTATAACAGTCGGAGAGATCAAAGATTCCAAAAAATGGTTTGTAGATACTGTCTGGCAGGTAAAATGA